A section of the Lineus longissimus chromosome 1, tnLinLong1.2, whole genome shotgun sequence genome encodes:
- the LOC135498581 gene encoding uncharacterized protein LOC135498581 codes for MSLFKRTRKASDTVPIDPASTDSQPGLLQRIRNGLPRLTTIVTRLKDIQRSKGLVAFCFFLAVYTDCSTINLVQSLAPAVLKKFYYTRDCNCSGSFKNYNSGTAVHTPVIPPNNHPAKHLIGGKEYPAYFCQERTRYDCITEPEIMTRNAMMVGALASIGPLVELVLTPLVKFLCLKFGYQFFLLGAGILQFGGSWLFMFAKEHSHLMIARGGFQGTVSTIVCIAGPLMVAETFGESGKMKVLGLVYAMAHPLSAMTISPPGNGGFQLVGPYIPFGIAAALGFVSLLIILTVLTGERFKGHGDQEHYEELHDEVLDCVSAFWKYHDHKGKSHGRSSSIEVQQEALHEIGDESSSNGNSDDETSYQTKRGKHALAKDSYAVAKATNNTTPKQAKGSTEALTSFHHTKSYGTYEENKSDITDGHHSKIPNSNEIVVPINDKSKKVTAGKWCGNWVILSDKYVLVVLVTSFFECVAVSCIAATSPNWLINVALAEQYQVGVVFGLCGVVQLILNLTVGMIVTKGRLWFVLFACIPLLAAALFIYPNLSSVWWALIPEMFYRSAAGIIFGITSKMLSIHLSKEYRAESNVVGMACFAAVTTSGYACGALTGGILIFYDVTLINIYLPLGVFMIGCTVGPYYMVEYNV; via the exons ATGTCTCTGTTTAAAAGAACCAGGAAGGCCTCTGATACAGTACCAATCGATCCGGCATCGACTGATAGCCAACCGGGCCTTTTACAACGTATCCGCAATGG ACTGCCACGCCTCACCACAATCGTTACCAGACTAAAAGACATTCAGAGAAGCAAAGGACTGGTTGCTTTCTGCTTTTTCCTGGCGGTGTACACAGACTGTTCGACTATCAACCTCGTCCAATCCTTGGCCCCAGCCGTACTAAAGAAGTTCTACTACACAAGAGATTGCAATTGCTCAGGAAGTTTCAAGAACTACAACAG CGGCACGGCGGTACATACTCCAGTCATTCCGCCAAACAATCACCCCGCAAAACATTTGATCGGGGGCAAGGAATATCCTGCGTACTTCTGCCAAGAAAGAACACGATATGACTGCATCACGGAGCCTGAGATTATGACACGAAATGCTATGATGGTTGGGGCACTAGCTTCAATTGGTCCTCTAGTGGAACTGGTACTTACACCTTTGGTGAAATTCCTCTGTTTAAAATTCGGCTACCAATTTTTCCTACTCGGTGCTGGCATTCTCCAATTTGGCGGGAGCTGGCTTTTCATGTTTGCAAAGGAGCATAGCCATCTGATGATAGCCAGGGGTGGATTTCAAGGGACTGTGTCGACTATTGTATGCATTGCGGGGCCCCTCATGGTCGCTGAGACATTTGGAGAGAGTGGGAAGATGAAAGTACTAGGTCTTGTGTACGCAATGGCGCATCCACTGTCGGCGATGACGATCAGCCCTCCGGGGAACGGTGGTTTCCAGCTCGTGGGACCGTACATACCCTTCGGGATTGCAGCAGCATTAGGCTTCGTCAGTCTACTTATAATTCTAACCGTTTTGACGGGGGAGAGATTCAAAGGTCATGGAGATCAAGAACATTACGAGGAGTTACATGATGAAGTACTTGACTGTGTTAGCGCCTTTTGGAAATATCATGACCACAAAGGCAAATCTCATGGGCGGTCATCATCGATTGAGGTTCAACAGGAAGCACTCCATGAGATAGGGGATGAAAGTTCCTCAAACGGTAACAGTGATGATGAAACTTCGTATCAGACAAAGCGAGGAAAACACGCATTGGCGAAAGATAGCTATGCCGTGGCGAAAGCTACCAATAATACCACACCAAAACAGGCCAAGGGTAGCACTGAGGCGTTGACTTCATTCCATCACACGAAATCATATGGAACCTACGAAGAAAATAAAAGTGACATTACCGATGGTCATCACAGCAAGATACCCAACTCGAATGAGATTGTTGTGCCCATAAATGACAAGTCCAAGAAAGTCACAGCAGGAAAGTGGTGTGGTAACTGGGTCATTCTATCGGACAAGTACGTCCTGGTTGTATTAGTAACGTCCTTCTTCGAGTGCGTCGCGGTGAGCTGCATTGCTGCAACTTCGCCAAACTGGCTAATCAACGTTGCTCTTGCCGAGCAGTACCAAGTAGGCGTGGTCTTCGGACTATGCGGGGTCGTCCAGTTAATTCTGAATCTAACGGTTGGCATGATAGTGACCAAGGGTCGGTTATGGTTTGTACTCTTCGCCTGTATTCCTCTGCTCGCCGCAGCTCTGTTCATCTATCCCAATTTGTCGTCAGTGTGGTGGGCTCTAATCCCCGAGATGTTTTACAGGTCAGCTGCAGGTATCATTTTCGGGATAACTTCGAAAATGCTGTCGATACACTTATCGAAAGAATATCGGGCCGAGAGTAATGTGGTGGGTATGGCGTGTTTTGCTGCTGTTACCACGTCTGGGTATGCATGCGGAGCCCTTACTGGTGGCATCCTAATATTCTACGACGTGACGTTGATCAACATCTATCTTCCACTTGGAGTATTTATGATAGGGTGCACCGTAGGGCCCTATTACATGGTGGAATACAACGTGTAA